The proteins below come from a single Gossypium raimondii isolate GPD5lz chromosome 2, ASM2569854v1, whole genome shotgun sequence genomic window:
- the LOC105787987 gene encoding protein CDI: protein MTSANGNASQVTNNGDVRKPFKIFIGYDPREDQAYEVCRHSILKRTSIPVEITPIVQSDLRAKGLYWRSRDQFESTEFSFTRFLTPYLANYDGWAMFVDCDFLYLADIKELTELINDKYAVMCVHHDYFPKEKTKMDGAVQTVYPRKNWSSMVLYNCGHPKNKGLTPEVVNNQTGAFLHRFQWLDDNEIGSVPCVWNFLEGHNEVVENDPKTFPKAIHYTRGGPWFEAWKTCEFADLWLKEMQEYMKKKSNVS, encoded by the coding sequence ATGACTTCGGCTAATGGCAATGCTTCACAAGTGACCAACAATGGCGATGTAAGGAAACCCTTCAAAATCTTTATTGGTTACGATCCGCGTGAAGATCAAGCGTATGAGGTCTGCCGCCATTCTATCTTGAAACGCACTTCTATACCTGTTGAGATTACACCCATTGTTCAGTCGGATCTTAGGGCAAAAGGCCTTTATTGGCGCAGCAGGGATCAGTTCGAGAGCACGGAGTTCTCCTTTACACGGTTCCTAACACCATACTTAGCGAATTACGATGGCTGGGCAATGTTTGTCGACTGTGATTTCCTTTACTTAGCTGATATCAAGGAGTTAACCGAGTTAATCAATGACAAATACGCGGTCATGTGTGTTCATCACGATTATTTCCCGAAAGAGAAAACGAAAATGGATGGTGCTGTGCAGACAGTTTATCCCAGGAAGAATTGGTCTTCCATGGTGTTGTATAACTGTGGTCATCCGAAGAACAAAGGGTTGACACCAGAGGTTGTGAACAACCAAACCGGTGCTTTTCTTCACAGGTTCCAGTGGCTTGATGACAATGAAATTGGGTCCGTCCCGTGTGTTTGGAATTTCCTGGAGGGGCATAACGAGGTTGTTGAGAATGACCCCAAAACATTTCCGAAAGCTATACATTATACTCGTGGAGGACCATGGTTTGAGGCATGGAAGACTTGCGAGTTTGCTGATCTTTGGCTGAAAGAGATGCAAGAGTacatgaaaaagaaatcaaatgtgAGTTAA